In one Deltaproteobacteria bacterium GWC2_65_14 genomic region, the following are encoded:
- a CDS encoding 5-formyltetrahydrofolate cyclo-ligase: MLVSERKALLRLSERSRWRPEGPRGDRAARSLRTQRNLLEAFPPVAGRKVALYSAVRGEVGTDRIRDGYLATGSRLFYPRVAADGNLSFFPHGEGDGWEPGRFGVREPVVRDGSEGTRNGFDLVLVPGMAFDPLGRRLGKGYGYYDRFLSGLVPPAVVVGLAFFWQLVPEVPVEAWDVPVDAVVTDEGVIRVARDARVRT; encoded by the coding sequence ATGCTCGTTTCGGAGCGCAAGGCGCTTCTCCGGCTGAGCGAACGGAGCCGGTGGAGGCCGGAGGGACCCCGCGGCGACCGGGCCGCGAGAAGCCTCCGGACCCAGCGGAATTTGCTGGAGGCCTTTCCGCCGGTTGCCGGCCGGAAGGTGGCGCTCTACTCCGCGGTGCGCGGGGAGGTGGGCACCGACCGGATCCGGGACGGCTACCTCGCGACGGGGTCCCGCCTTTTCTACCCCCGGGTGGCCGCCGACGGGAACCTGTCGTTTTTCCCGCACGGGGAAGGCGACGGATGGGAACCGGGCAGATTCGGAGTGAGGGAGCCTGTCGTCCGGGACGGGTCGGAGGGGACGAGAAACGGGTTCGACCTGGTCCTGGTTCCGGGGATGGCGTTCGATCCTCTCGGGAGGAGGCTCGGCAAGGGGTACGGGTACTACGACCGCTTCCTCTCGGGGCTGGTCCCCCCGGCGGTCGTGGTGGGGCTCGCGTTTTTCTGGCAACTCGTTCCGGAGGTTCCCGTGGAGGCCTGGGACGTCCCCGTCGATGCGGTCGTGACCGACGAAGGGGTCATCCGGGTCGCGCGGGATGCCCGGGTACGGACTTGA